TGGAGGCGAGCCCGCCGAGGAAGTCGCTGACTCCGTAGGCGACGGCGGAGAGGAGGGCGAGCAGGAGAGCGGCCATGGGGTTCGATCCGATCGTTCGACCCGCGGAGCGCGGCTGGTCGGGGAGGGAGGCGGGGTCCGGACACCATACGGGTATCGAACGGGCCTCGGCCGGTCTGTCACGGAGCGTCTGCATGCGGAAGACCCTAGGAACGGCGGGGGAGCGTCCAGGGTCGAGAACAGCGATCTGTGGACAACTCGCGCGTCATCGCCTCTGTGGAGGAGCGTCCGAGGGAATAGCGCGGGCCACTCCGACGCTGAGGACGACATGGTCTCGCGCATCGGCTTCCTCTCCTTCGGCCACTACCAGGCGGTGCAGGGCTCGCTGACGCACACCGCGCGCGACGTCCTGCTCCAGACCATCGAGCTCGCCGAGGCGGCGGAGGAGATCGGCATCGACGGCGCCTACGTCCGCGTCCACCACTTCGCCCCGCAGCTGGCCTCGCCGTTCCCGCTGCTGTCGGCCATCGCCGCCCGTACCCGCCGCATCGAGATCGGCACCGGCGTCATCGACATGCGCTACGAGAACCCGCTCTACATGGCGGAGGAGGCCGCGGCCACCGACCTCATCTCGGGCGGCAGGCTCGAGCTCGGCGTGAGCCGGGGATCACCCGAGACTGCGCTGCGCGGCTCCGAGGCGTTCGGCTACGTGCCCCAGGAGGGCACGACGGACGCCGATCTCGCCCGTCGCAAGGTGCAGCTCTTCCGCGAGGCGCTCGCCGGAGCCCCCGTGGCCGAGTCCGACCCCTCCCGCACCGGGGTCTCGGCCCCGCTCGCGATCGAGCCGCGCTCCCCGGGCCTCGAGGACCGCATCTGGTGGGGTGCCGGCAGCTTCGCGACGGCGCGCTGGGCGGCCGAGCAGGGCATGAACCTGCAGTCGTCCACGCTGCTGCTCGAGGAGGAGGGGATCCCCTTCGACGAGCTGCAGGCCCGCCAGATCCGCGAGTACCGCTCGGCGTGGGCCGACGCCGGCTGGGAGCGCACTCCGCGCGTCTCCGTCTCGCGGAGCGTCCTCCCGATCACGAGCGACCTCGACCGCCTCTACTTCGGCGGCCGCGGCGAGCGCGACCAGGTCGCCTCCCTCGAGGGAGTGCGAGCGCGCTTCGGCCGCAGCTACACCGGCGAGCCCGACGTGATCGCCGCCGAGCTCGCGGCCGACGTCGCGGTGCAGGAGGCGGACACGCTCCTGCTCACCGTCCCCAACCAGCTCGGCGTCGAGTACAACGCCCGCCTGCTGCAGACCGTCGCCGACTCCATCGCCCCGGCGCTCGGCTGGTCGTCGGCAGCGCTCACGCCCGCCTCCTGAGCACCGGGGAACCGGTTCCCGGCGAGACACCGGCGTCAGCACGGTGTCTCGCGAGGATCCGGTTCCCCGGCGAGGGGAGTCCGTCAGGCGCGACGCCGTCGAGCGAGCAGCAGCGCACCGCCGGCGGCGAGCAGCATCGCCGCCGTTCCGAGGGGCAGGGAGGCGGAGGCGCCGGTCTCGGCCAGCGCGCCTCGGTGCGGTCCTGAGCCCGCGGCAGGAGCGGCGGTCGGCGCGGTCGTCGGAGACGATGCGGTCGGCTCGGGAGTCGCGGTCGGAGAAGCGGTGGCGGTGGGCTCGGGAGTCGCGGTCGGCTCGGGGGTCGCGGTGACGGTGGGCTCCGGAGTCGCGGTGGCGGTCGGCTCGGGGCTCGGCTCCGACGTCCGCGCGTGTGCTGCGAAGAAGTCCCACATGATCTCGGAGGCGCTGATGCTGCGGTTCACCACGCCCAGGCCCGAGGCCTCCAGATCGACGGCCGTCCCGGGCCAGGTGTGCCCGCCGCCCTCGATCGCGTAGGCCTCCACGCTCGTGCCGTCGGCGCAGTCGTCCAGGACGGCGCGACCGACCTCGGCGGTGACGGCCGTCGTGACCGGCTCGCCCCCGCAGTCGTCGAGCGACGCCCAGCCGGCCGTCGCTGTCGCGACGCTGTACCCCCAGCGCGGATCCTCGTTGCCGTCGAACGGATTCACGGCGTCGGCGGTGCCGTGGAAGGTGAGCACCGACACCGGCCGGGCGGGTGCGCAGGATCCGGCCTCGATGGTGGTGAGGTCGTCGAGGTCCGCTCGTCCGGCGCGGAGCCCTGCGACGGGTGCGACGGCGGCGAAGAGGTCCGCGCGGGTGCAGGCGAGCGCGGACGCCATCCGGCCGCCGCCCGAGAACCCGGTCGCGAAGACGCTGCCGGGGTCGACGCAGCCCTGGGCCGAGAGGGTCTCGACGACGCTCGAGAGGAAGGCCACGTCGTCGCGGGATCCCTCGGGCGGGAAGGTGCCGGAGGTGAGGGGGACTCCCGGGACGTTCCAGGCCCAGTTGCCGTCCTCGAGCGTCTTCTCGAACTCGATCGCCCCGGTCGGATTCGCGACGATGAAGTCCTTCTGGTCGGCGACCGATGCCAGGTCGGAGATGCCGGCCTGGACGCCTCCGTTGCTGTTCGACCCGTGCAGATCGAGGACCAGGGGGAGCGCGCCGTCGCCGGCGTCGGCGGGCACGTGCACGAGCACGTCGTAGGTCGTCCCGCCGAAGGGGACGCCGACGGTGGAGTCGCCCGCCGGGAGCGAGCGGACGCAGTCGGCGACGGTGGCCGCGGAGGCGGATCCGGCGGCGACCAGTCCTCCTGCGCCGAGCGCGGAGGCGGCGAGGAGCGAGAGCAGGCCCAGGCGCGTGCGCCGGGCGGAGGGAGAGAGTGACACAGAACGTCCTTACTCGTCGTTGAGCGGTGTGCGTTCCGAACCCTAGCGTTCTTCGGTTTTGGTGAGAAGAGCGGATCGACCGCCCGACACGAAGAAACCCCCGCACCTTCTCACGAAGATGCGGGGGTTCTGATCGGTGTCCGAGGGGGGACTTGAACCCCCACGCCCTATACGGGCACTAGCACCTCAAGCTAGCGCGTCTGCCATTTCCGCCACCCGGACGAGTGTTGTTTCCAGCCTGCGTTTCCGCGGCCGAAGAAGACATTAGCACGGTTTGAGGGGCCCGTACGCCACCGTCCGGGCGCCCGCGTCCGACCCCCGCGGTACCGTTGCTCGCATGACGACGCCCCACCGCGACGACCTGCCCGCGCCCACCGAGATCGCCCTCGACGAGGCCGGCCTCGACGAGACCGCGCGGATCGCACGCGACCTCATCCGCTTCGACACGAGCAACTACGGCGACGGCCGGGCCGAGCCCGAGCGCGAGGCGGCCGAGTACGTGGCCGCGCACCTGCGCGATCTCGGTCTCGAGCCGGTCCTGATCGACTCCGATCCCGGTCGCACGAGCGTCGTCGCGCGAGTCGCGGGGGAGGACCGCGAGCGAGGCGCTCTCGTCGTGCACGGCCACCTCGACGTGGTGCCCGCGATCGCGGACAACTGGAGCGTCGATCCGTTCGGCGGGGTGGTCAAGGACGGCATGCTCTGGGGCCGGGGTGCCGTCGACATGAAGAACATGGACGCGATGATCCTCGCCTCCCTCGGCGACATCCTCCGCTCGGGCAGGAAGCCCTCGCGCGATCTCGTCGTGGCCTTCTTCGCCGACGAGGAGGCGGGCGGAGTCCGCGGCTCCGCGCACCTCGTGAAGACGCAGCCCGAGCTCTTCGCGGGAGCGACCGAGGCCATCAGCGAGGTCGGCGGCTACTCGATCGAGCTCGACGGGAAGCGCGCCTACCTCGTGCAGACCGGCGAGAAGGCCCTGATGTGGCTGACCCTCCGCGCCCACGGCACTGCGGGGCACGGCTCGCAGATCAACCGCGAGAACCCGGTGACCCGCCTGGCCGAGGCGATCGCGCGCATCGGCAGCGAGGAGTGGCCGACGCGCCTCACCGACACGACCCGCCAGCTGCTCGACGAGGTCGCGCGCATCCTCGGCCACGACCCTCAGCGCAGCACTCCGGAGGAGCTCGCTCTCGCCACCGGCACCGCCTCGCGCTTCATCGCGGCGACCCTGCGCACGACGGCCAATCCGTCGATGCTGTCGGCCGGCTACAAGGCGAACGTGATCCCCGACACCGCCGAGGCGACGATCGACGTCCGGGTGCTCCCGGGGGAGGAGGACGTCGTGCTCGAGCGCATCAGGGTCCTCGCCGGCGAGCACGTCGAGATCCTGGTCCAGCACCGCGACATCGGGCTCGAGGTGCCCTTCGCCGGTCCGCTCGTCGAGAGCATGGCCGCCTCCCTCCGCCGCTTCGACCCCGGCGCCGAGGTGCTGCCCTATCTGCTGTCGGGAGGCACCGACAACAAGGCCCTCTCGCTGCTCGGGATCACCGGGTACGGGTTCGCTCCGCTCCAGCTCCCGGGCTCGCTCGACTTCCCGGCGCTGTTCCACGGGGTCGATGAGCGGGTCCCACTCGACGCACTAGTGTTTGGCAGGAAGGTCCTGACCGATCTCCTCCTGCGATCCTGAGGTCAGATCCGACCGCCACCGACCGCCTGCTGGCCGACGACGCCCCAGCCCTCCTCGAAAGTGACGCATGGGCCTGCTCGACGCGCTGATCCTGGGACTCGTCCAGGGTCTGACCGAATTCCTCCCCATCTCCTCCAGCGCCCACCTGCGGATCGTCAGCGAGCTGCTGCCGGGTCTCGACGGGCGGGACACCGGAGCGGCGTTCACCGCCATCACGCAGCTGGGCACCGAGACCGCGGTCATCATCTACTTCTGGCGCGACATCGTGAAGATCGTGTCGAACTGGTGCCGCTCGCTCGTCGGACGGGTCCCGCGCACCGACGCCAACGCCCGCATGGGCTGGCTGATCATCATCGGCAGCATCCCGATCATCGTCCTCGGTCTGCTCTTCCAGGACGCGATCGAGACCACGCTCCGCTCGCTCTGGGTCGTCGCGACGACGCTGATCGTCTTCGGCATCCTGCTCGGCATCGCCGACGCCGTCGGCGCGAAGAAGCGCCGCCTCCGCGATCTGAACGTGCGCGACGGCCTCATCTACGGAGGCGCGCAGGCGCTCGCTCTCGTCCCGGGCGTCTCGCGGTCGGGCGGCACCATCACCGCCGGCCTGTTCATGGGCTACGAGCGCAAGGCGGCGGCGCGCTACTCGTTCCTCCTGGCGATCCCCGCCGTCTTCGGCAGCGGTCTCTACCAGCTCTACAAGAGCCTCAGCGACCCCGAGGTCCTGCCGAACCAGATCCAGGTCGGCGGGCTCGAGACCCTCGTCGCGACCGTGGTCGCGTTCGTGGTCGGCTTCGTGGTCATCGCGTTCTTCATGGGCTACATCTCGCGCCGCAGCTTCCTGCCGTTCGTGATCTACCGCATCCTCCTCGGCGTCGCCCTCATGATCGCGCTGTCCACCGGCGCCATCGCCGCCTAGTGCGCGCCTGGACCGCCGCGGCCGTCCCCGTCCTCCCGGGGCGGGGCAGCGCTCCCCGCGTGCACGACACCGCGACCGGCGGCCTCGTCGAGGCGGCGGGCACCGACGGAGTCGCCCGCCTCTACGTCTGCGGGATCACGCCGTACGACGCCACCCACCTCGGCCACGCCTCCACGTACCTCGCCTTCGACACCCTTCAGCGGGTGTGGCTCGACGCCGGCAGCACGGTCGAGTACGCGCAGAACGTCACCGACGTCGACGACCCGCTGCTCGAGCGCGCCGCGGCGACCGGAGTCGACTGGCGAGAGCTCGCCGAGCAGCAGGTGGAGCTGTTCCGCGGCGACATGGCCGCGCTGCGCATCCTGCCGCCCGCGCACTACGTCGGCGTCACCGAGACGATCGAGCCGATCGCGGAGGCGGTGGCGCGTCTCGAGCGCGACGGTGTCGCCTACCGCGTGCCGACTCCCGACTCGGCCGTCGACGGAGGCGAGGACGTCTACTACGACATCGCGGCCGCCGAGGGCGCGGTCTGGCACCTCGGCGCCGAGAGCCGGCTCGATCGCGGGACGATGTCCCGCCTGTTCGCCCAGCGCGGCGGCGATCCCGTTCGCGCAGGCAAGCGCGACCCCCTCGATCCGCTGCTCTGGCGCGCCGAGCGCACGGGCGAGCCGGCCTGGGACTCGCCGGTGGGACGCGGCCGCCCCGGCTGGCACATCGAGTGCTCGGTGATCGCGCTCGACCGCCTCGGCGCCGACTTCACCGTGCAGGGCGGCGGGAGCGACCTCGTCTTCCCGCACCACGAGTTCAGTGCCGCGCACGCCGCCTCCCTGTCCGGCCGGCCCCTCGCCGGCGCCTACGCGCATGCCGGGATGGTCGCCTACCAGGGCGAGAAGATGAGCAAGTCGCTCGGCAACCTCGTGCTGGTCTCCCGCCTGCGGGCCGAGGGCGCCGATGCCCGCGCGATCCGGCTGGCCCTGCTCGCGCACCACTACCGCTCCGACTGGGAGTGGCTCGCCGGCGACCTGCCGAGCGCTGTCGACCGCCTCGCGCGATGGGAGGCGTCGCTCGAGCGGCCCGGACCCGTCTCGGCTCTCGACACGCTCGCGAGCCTCCGCGCGGCTCTGGCCGACGACCTCGACACCCCGGCGGCCCTCGCCGTGGTCGACGAGGCGGCCCTCGGCGGAGTCGACGACCCGGCGCTCCTGCGCGCCGCGGTCGACGCCCTGCTGGGCGTCAGACTCGCCTGATCGCGGCGGAGGCGCCCCGGCCGGAGTGAACCGCCCTCAGGAGCGCCAGGGCTCCTCGCCGGAGCGGCCGTCGCCGCGGCGGCGGAGGTAGCGCTCGAACTCCTGCGCGATCGCCTCGCCGCTCGCCTCGGGGGAGTCGACGGTGTCGCGCGCCTGCTCGAGCTGCGCGATGTAGGCGGCCATCTCCTCGTCGTCGGCGGCGAGCGCGTCGATGCCGTGCTCCCACTCCTGGGCCTCCTCGACGAGGTCGCCGCGCGGGATCGCTATTCCGACGACCTCCTCGAGCTTCTCGAGCAGGGCGAGCATCGCCTTGGGCGACGGCGCGTTGTGCACGTAGTGCGGCACGGAGGCCCAGACCGAGACGGCGGGGATGCCCACCTTCGCGGCGGCCTCGCCGATCACGCTGAGGATCCCGACCGGGCCCTCGTAGCTCGAGCGCTCGAGCTCGAACTCGGTGCGCAGCTCGGCGTTCTCGCTCGAGGCGAAGATCGAGATCGGCCGGGTGTGCGGCACGTCGGCGAGCATCGCGCCGAGGAAGACGACGGTGGAGATGTCGATCGCGAGCATCGCGTCGACGACCTCGGCGGCGAAGCTCTTCCAGCTGCGCGAGGGCTCGGTGCCGATCATCACGTAGAGGGCGCTCTCGGCGTCGACCGAGGTGTCGGCGGGGCCGAAGATCTGGGTGCCGGGCCACGAGAGGGTGCGCCGGCCGTCCTCGCCGATCGAGAGCATCGGACGGGTGTACTGGAAGTCGTAGTACTGCTCGGCGTCGACGGCGAACAGGGGGACGTAGTCGCCGTCGTCCTTGACGAGGCGCACGGCTCCGCTGGCGGCGTCGCCCGCGTCGTTCCAGCCCTCGAAGGCCACGACCAGGACGTTCCCCTTGATCACGTTCATAGGTGAGGTCTCCGCGTTCGGCTCGTCGTCCGGGGCGCGCAGGCTGCGCCGGTCCCCGTCCGACCAGGATAGGACCCGGCCTCCGACCGCTCCGCCGCCCCCGGGGCTTTCCGCTGTCCGCGTACCGGGACCGCCCCACGGCCGCCCGGTACCATGGACGCTCGTGACTGCCGACACCACCGCCCCGACGTCCCCCGGCCGGACCCCCGCCTCCGTGGACGCCCCGGCCGCCGTCCTCTGGGACATGGACGGCACGCTCGTCGACACCGAGCCCTACTGGATGGCGTCCGAGCACGCCCTCGTCGCCTCCTTCGGCGGCGTCTGGACCCACGAGGACGCGATGAGCCTCGTCGGCTCCGGCCTGCCCGCCTCCGCCCGCATCCTGCAGGGCAAGGGCGTCGATCTGCCGATCGAGGCGATCATCGACCGCATGACCGACGAGGTGATCGCCCGCCTCGCGGAGAGCATCCCGTGGCGCCCCGGCGCCCTCGAGCTCCTCGGGGCCGTCCGCGGCGCCGGAGTCCCGCAGGCGCTCGTCACGATGTCGATCGGACGCATGGCGCACGCGGTCGTCGACCGCCTCCCGTTCGCCGCCTTCGACACGGTCGTCAGCGGCGACATGGTCGAGCAGAGCAAGCCGCACCCGGAGGCGTACCTCCTCGCTGCGCAGACGCTCGGCGTCGAGGTGGCGCACTGCGTCGCCATCGAGGACTCGCACGCGGGTCTCGCGTCGGCCGTCGCCTCGGGTGCCGCCGCCATCGGAGTCCCGCACCAGCTCGACCTCGACGTCGACGCCCCCTACGCCCTCTGGCCCACCCTCGTGGGCCGCACTCTCGCGGACCTCGCGCAGGTGTCCACCGAGCACCGCGGCACCCCGCCGCGCCCCACCGAGACGGAGGCCCGCCGATGACCGGTGAGGCACTGCAGCATTCCGGACCCTTCCGCGCGGGCGACCGCGTCCAGCTGACCGGCCCCAAGGGCCGCATGAACACGATCACCCTCGTGCCGGGCAAGGTCTTCCACACGCACCGCGGAGGCATCGAGCACGACACGGTGATCGGGCTGCCCGACGGCTCGGTGGTCACCAACACCGTCGGGGTGGAGCACCTGGCGCTGCGGCCCCTCCTGGCCGACTTCGTCATGTCGATGCCGCGCGGAGCCGCGATCGTCTACCCGAAGGACGCCGCGCAGATCCTCGCCCTGGCCGATGTCTTCCCCGGCGCCCGCGTGGTCGAGGCCGGGGTCGGATCGGGTGCGCTCTCGCTCTGGCTGCTGCGCGCCGTCGGCCCGACCGGCCGTCTGTCGTCGTTCGAGCGGCGCGAGGAGTTCGCAGAGGTGGCCCGCGGCAACGTCGAGACCTTCCTCGGCTACACGCCCGACAACTGGAGCGTCACCGTCGGCGACCTCGTCGACGCGCTCCCCGAGGCGGTGGCGCCCGGCGAGGCCGACCGCGTGGTCCTCGACATGCTCGCCCCCTGGGAGTGCCTCGACGTCGCCGCCGACGCCCTCACCCCGGGCGGAGTGCTGCTCTGCTACGTCGCCACCGTGACGCAGCTCTCGCGCACGGCCGAGGCGATCCGCGCCTCCGGACTGTTCACCAACCCGGCCTCGAACGAGACGATGGTGCGCGGCTGGCACGTCGAGGGCCTCGCCGTCCGACCCGACCACCGGATGATCGGCCACACCGGCTTCCTCATCACCGCGCGCCGCCTCGCGCCGGGTGCGGTCCTCCCGGAGCTCAAGCGCCGGCCGTCCAAGACCGACTTCAGCGACGAGGACGTCGAGGCGTGGACGCCCGGCGCCCTGGGGGAGCGGGTGGTCAGCCCGAAGAGCCTGCGCAAGCGCGTCCGCGAGTCGGCGACCAGCGCCGAGCTCTCGCGCGCCCGCGGCTTCGGCGAGGACGCGGCCGAGCCCGGTGACGACGAGGGCATCGTCTAAGCTGAGTGCGGCTTCTCGGCCCCTCCCGATCGTCTCGCACTCGGGCATCACCACTCCCACCCCGACGAATAGAGGACCCGTGCGCAGGACCGTCGCGCTCATCGCCAGCATCGGCATCGTCGCCGCTCTCACGGGATGCACCGCGTCCTCGTCGTCGGCCGACTGCGACGCGCCGTTCGGCTCGGGCGACTCGTCCTCGGCCGTCGCCGCGAGCGGTGACTTCGGCACCGCTCCCGAGGTGACGGTCCCCACTCCGCTGAAGGCGAGCAGCTCGCAGGTCAGCACCCTCATCGAGGGCTCGGGCGACCGGATCGAGAAGGGCCAGCTGATCACCCTCGACTACACGCTGGTCAACGGAGCCGACGGCTCGGTGCTCGAGGCCTCGCCCTACGACGGCGAGAGCCGCGCCAGCTTCGTCGCCGGAGGCGCGGGCCTCGTCGGCCTCAACGAGGGCCTGCTCTGCACCCAGGTCGGCTCGCGGGTCGCCATCGCGATCGCCCCCGAGGACGGCTTCGGCGACTCCTCCGCCCAGCTGGGCATCTCGGCCGACGACACCCTCGTGCTCGTCGCCGACATCCAGACCGCCGCGCTCGCCCGCGCCGACGGCGAGGCCCAGCCCGCGCCGAACGGCTTCCCGACGGTCACCCTCGGCGAGGACGGCACGCCCGGGCTCGCGAAGCCCTCGGGCGACGCCCCCACCGAGCTGGAGATCGCGCAGCTGAAGAAGGGCGACGGCGCCGTCGTCGAGGAGGGCGACCAGGTCGTCGTCCACTACACCGGATGGCTCTGGAGCACCGGCGAGATCTTCGACTCCAGCTGGGAGAAGGGCTCGCCCGCGACCTTCACCGCGGCGGAGGGCTCCGTCATCCCCGGGTTCGCCCAGGCGCTGATCGGCCAGCCCGTCGGCTCGCAGGTCATCGCGGTCATCCCGCCCGACGAGGGCTACGGCGACACGGAGCAGCAGGGCATCCCCGCCGGGTCGACCCTCGTCTTCGTCGCCGACGTGCTCGCGATCAGCTGAACGGGCCCGCCCCTAGACTGGAGGGCGTGCCTGCCGACGTCTCGTCCTCGAGCCGCATCCCGGCCGAGGAGCGTCTCTTCAATCTCGTGCTCGCGCTCGTCGCGGCCGAGAACGGTCTGACGAAGTCCGACGTGCTCTCGACGGTGCAGGGCTACCGGCAGCGCTCCGACGCCGGCGATCGTGCCGCTCTCGAGCGGCAGTTCGAGCGCGACAAGGACGACCTGCGCGAGCTCGGCATCCCGATCGAGACCGTCGACGCGCCCGGCGACCCCGGGAACACGCAGACCGTGCGCTACCGGATCGCCAAGCGCAGCTACGACCTGCCGGCCGACATCTCGTTCGACCCCGAGGAGGTCGCCCTGCTGCGCCTGGCCGGCGCGGTCTGGCGCGAGGGGACGCTGTCGGCCGAGTCCCGGCGCGCGCTGATCAAGCTCCGCTCGATCGGGGTGGAGTCCGTCGACCCGGTGATCGGCGTCAGCCCGTCGATCCGCGTGCGGGAGGCGTCGTTCGAGCCCCTCAGCGCCGCGCTCGACCGCGGGCAGGTCGTCCGGTTCCCGTACCTCAAGCCGGGTGCGGACGAGCCGCGGCTCCGCACCGTCCGTCCGCGCGCCCTGGTGAACCACCAGGGTCGCTGGCACCTGCACGCCTGGGACGAGGCGGCCGAGGGCACGCGCACCTTCCTCCTCGCCCGCATCGTCGGCCCGGTCGCCTCGGCGGGGCGGACCGCGCCGGTCGAGGAGGGCGACCACGCGGCGACGGCGCTCGCGCAGCTCGACGAGATCCTGCGGCGCAACACCGCCCTCGTGCGGGTCGCCGCCGACTCCGACGCCGCCCTCCGCCTCGGCCGTCGCGCCGAGTCCGAGGGGGAGGGAGCAGCCACGCTGCGCC
The genomic region above belongs to Rathayibacter sp. VKM Ac-2759 and contains:
- a CDS encoding LLM class flavin-dependent oxidoreductase; the encoded protein is MVSRIGFLSFGHYQAVQGSLTHTARDVLLQTIELAEAAEEIGIDGAYVRVHHFAPQLASPFPLLSAIAARTRRIEIGTGVIDMRYENPLYMAEEAAATDLISGGRLELGVSRGSPETALRGSEAFGYVPQEGTTDADLARRKVQLFREALAGAPVAESDPSRTGVSAPLAIEPRSPGLEDRIWWGAGSFATARWAAEQGMNLQSSTLLLEEEGIPFDELQARQIREYRSAWADAGWERTPRVSVSRSVLPITSDLDRLYFGGRGERDQVASLEGVRARFGRSYTGEPDVIAAELAADVAVQEADTLLLTVPNQLGVEYNARLLQTVADSIAPALGWSSAALTPAS
- a CDS encoding PHB depolymerase family esterase — protein: MSLSPSARRTRLGLLSLLAASALGAGGLVAAGSASAATVADCVRSLPAGDSTVGVPFGGTTYDVLVHVPADAGDGALPLVLDLHGSNSNGGVQAGISDLASVADQKDFIVANPTGAIEFEKTLEDGNWAWNVPGVPLTSGTFPPEGSRDDVAFLSSVVETLSAQGCVDPGSVFATGFSGGGRMASALACTRADLFAAVAPVAGLRAGRADLDDLTTIEAGSCAPARPVSVLTFHGTADAVNPFDGNEDPRWGYSVATATAGWASLDDCGGEPVTTAVTAEVGRAVLDDCADGTSVEAYAIEGGGHTWPGTAVDLEASGLGVVNRSISASEIMWDFFAAHARTSEPSPEPTATATPEPTVTATPEPTATPEPTATASPTATPEPTASSPTTAPTAAPAAGSGPHRGALAETGASASLPLGTAAMLLAAGGALLLARRRRA
- a CDS encoding M20/M25/M40 family metallo-hydrolase, translated to MTTPHRDDLPAPTEIALDEAGLDETARIARDLIRFDTSNYGDGRAEPEREAAEYVAAHLRDLGLEPVLIDSDPGRTSVVARVAGEDRERGALVVHGHLDVVPAIADNWSVDPFGGVVKDGMLWGRGAVDMKNMDAMILASLGDILRSGRKPSRDLVVAFFADEEAGGVRGSAHLVKTQPELFAGATEAISEVGGYSIELDGKRAYLVQTGEKALMWLTLRAHGTAGHGSQINRENPVTRLAEAIARIGSEEWPTRLTDTTRQLLDEVARILGHDPQRSTPEELALATGTASRFIAATLRTTANPSMLSAGYKANVIPDTAEATIDVRVLPGEEDVVLERIRVLAGEHVEILVQHRDIGLEVPFAGPLVESMAASLRRFDPGAEVLPYLLSGGTDNKALSLLGITGYGFAPLQLPGSLDFPALFHGVDERVPLDALVFGRKVLTDLLLRS
- a CDS encoding undecaprenyl-diphosphate phosphatase, whose product is MGLLDALILGLVQGLTEFLPISSSAHLRIVSELLPGLDGRDTGAAFTAITQLGTETAVIIYFWRDIVKIVSNWCRSLVGRVPRTDANARMGWLIIIGSIPIIVLGLLFQDAIETTLRSLWVVATTLIVFGILLGIADAVGAKKRRLRDLNVRDGLIYGGAQALALVPGVSRSGGTITAGLFMGYERKAAARYSFLLAIPAVFGSGLYQLYKSLSDPEVLPNQIQVGGLETLVATVVAFVVGFVVIAFFMGYISRRSFLPFVIYRILLGVALMIALSTGAIAA
- the mshC gene encoding cysteine--1-D-myo-inosityl 2-amino-2-deoxy-alpha-D-glucopyranoside ligase; protein product: MRAWTAAAVPVLPGRGSAPRVHDTATGGLVEAAGTDGVARLYVCGITPYDATHLGHASTYLAFDTLQRVWLDAGSTVEYAQNVTDVDDPLLERAAATGVDWRELAEQQVELFRGDMAALRILPPAHYVGVTETIEPIAEAVARLERDGVAYRVPTPDSAVDGGEDVYYDIAAAEGAVWHLGAESRLDRGTMSRLFAQRGGDPVRAGKRDPLDPLLWRAERTGEPAWDSPVGRGRPGWHIECSVIALDRLGADFTVQGGGSDLVFPHHEFSAAHAASLSGRPLAGAYAHAGMVAYQGEKMSKSLGNLVLVSRLRAEGADARAIRLALLAHHYRSDWEWLAGDLPSAVDRLARWEASLERPGPVSALDTLASLRAALADDLDTPAALAVVDEAALGGVDDPALLRAAVDALLGVRLA
- a CDS encoding PAC2 family protein, which translates into the protein MNVIKGNVLVVAFEGWNDAGDAASGAVRLVKDDGDYVPLFAVDAEQYYDFQYTRPMLSIGEDGRRTLSWPGTQIFGPADTSVDAESALYVMIGTEPSRSWKSFAAEVVDAMLAIDISTVVFLGAMLADVPHTRPISIFASSENAELRTEFELERSSYEGPVGILSVIGEAAAKVGIPAVSVWASVPHYVHNAPSPKAMLALLEKLEEVVGIAIPRGDLVEEAQEWEHGIDALAADDEEMAAYIAQLEQARDTVDSPEASGEAIAQEFERYLRRRGDGRSGEEPWRS
- a CDS encoding HAD family phosphatase; this translates as MTADTTAPTSPGRTPASVDAPAAVLWDMDGTLVDTEPYWMASEHALVASFGGVWTHEDAMSLVGSGLPASARILQGKGVDLPIEAIIDRMTDEVIARLAESIPWRPGALELLGAVRGAGVPQALVTMSIGRMAHAVVDRLPFAAFDTVVSGDMVEQSKPHPEAYLLAAQTLGVEVAHCVAIEDSHAGLASAVASGAAAIGVPHQLDLDVDAPYALWPTLVGRTLADLAQVSTEHRGTPPRPTETEARR
- a CDS encoding tRNA (adenine-N1)-methyltransferase is translated as MTGEALQHSGPFRAGDRVQLTGPKGRMNTITLVPGKVFHTHRGGIEHDTVIGLPDGSVVTNTVGVEHLALRPLLADFVMSMPRGAAIVYPKDAAQILALADVFPGARVVEAGVGSGALSLWLLRAVGPTGRLSSFERREEFAEVARGNVETFLGYTPDNWSVTVGDLVDALPEAVAPGEADRVVLDMLAPWECLDVAADALTPGGVLLCYVATVTQLSRTAEAIRASGLFTNPASNETMVRGWHVEGLAVRPDHRMIGHTGFLITARRLAPGAVLPELKRRPSKTDFSDEDVEAWTPGALGERVVSPKSLRKRVRESATSAELSRARGFGEDAAEPGDDEGIV
- a CDS encoding FKBP-type peptidyl-prolyl cis-trans isomerase, with product MRRTVALIASIGIVAALTGCTASSSSADCDAPFGSGDSSSAVAASGDFGTAPEVTVPTPLKASSSQVSTLIEGSGDRIEKGQLITLDYTLVNGADGSVLEASPYDGESRASFVAGGAGLVGLNEGLLCTQVGSRVAIAIAPEDGFGDSSAQLGISADDTLVLVADIQTAALARADGEAQPAPNGFPTVTLGEDGTPGLAKPSGDAPTELEIAQLKKGDGAVVEEGDQVVVHYTGWLWSTGEIFDSSWEKGSPATFTAAEGSVIPGFAQALIGQPVGSQVIAVIPPDEGYGDTEQQGIPAGSTLVFVADVLAIS
- a CDS encoding WYL domain-containing protein, with amino-acid sequence MPADVSSSSRIPAEERLFNLVLALVAAENGLTKSDVLSTVQGYRQRSDAGDRAALERQFERDKDDLRELGIPIETVDAPGDPGNTQTVRYRIAKRSYDLPADISFDPEEVALLRLAGAVWREGTLSAESRRALIKLRSIGVESVDPVIGVSPSIRVREASFEPLSAALDRGQVVRFPYLKPGADEPRLRTVRPRALVNHQGRWHLHAWDEAAEGTRTFLLARIVGPVASAGRTAPVEEGDHAATALAQLDEILRRNTALVRVAADSDAALRLGRRAESEGEGAATLRLHFTDPDILADELAGYGPEVLVLEPAELRRKVVDRLRRSLADHGGALDG